A region of Paenimyroides aestuarii DNA encodes the following proteins:
- the aat gene encoding leucyl/phenylalanyl-tRNA--protein transferase, protein MYKLTKELYFPNVETAHSSGIVAFGGDLSPERLILAYKSGIFPWFEDGEEITWFAPEERMVLFLNQLKISKSTRNLINRNIFKTTFNTAFENVITQCQQIKRSGQLGTWITDDMLKAYLKLHEMGYAKSVEVWQNEELVGGLYGIDLGHIFCGESMFSKVSNASKMAFIALTQKLKAENYQLIDCQVYNDYLAQLGAEEIPRELFMQILNRQLKVVYEDETLDSLSKKFLMR, encoded by the coding sequence ATGTACAAACTTACCAAAGAACTCTATTTCCCAAATGTGGAAACCGCCCATTCGTCGGGCATTGTGGCTTTTGGTGGCGATTTATCTCCCGAAAGACTAATTTTGGCTTACAAAAGTGGGATTTTTCCGTGGTTTGAAGACGGAGAAGAAATTACATGGTTTGCACCTGAAGAGCGAATGGTATTGTTTTTAAACCAATTAAAAATATCCAAATCAACCAGAAACCTCATCAACAGAAACATTTTTAAAACCACGTTCAACACCGCTTTTGAAAACGTAATTACGCAATGCCAACAAATAAAACGCAGCGGTCAATTAGGCACTTGGATTACAGATGATATGCTAAAAGCCTACCTTAAATTACACGAAATGGGTTATGCAAAATCAGTGGAAGTGTGGCAGAATGAGGAGCTTGTTGGCGGTTTGTATGGTATCGATTTAGGACATATTTTTTGTGGTGAAAGCATGTTTTCTAAAGTATCAAATGCTTCAAAAATGGCGTTTATTGCATTGACCCAAAAATTAAAAGCCGAGAATTATCAATTGATAGACTGTCAGGTTTATAATGATTATTTGGCACAATTGGGAGCCGAAGAAATTCCACGCGAGTTATTTATGCAAATTCTAAACAGGCAGTTAAAGGTTGTTTATGAAGATGAAACACTTGATTCTCTTTCTAAAAAGTTCTTAATGAGGTAA
- a CDS encoding carboxypeptidase-like regulatory domain-containing protein, whose protein sequence is MSITNKYYLIVFILFQQISFSQQNIKGSITSENEPVPYAQIYSKASERPVYSDSLGTFHLKNINQNETITIKCIGYEDKNVKVADNNSIKIELKKADFLLDEIVIDVINSGWEKFFKKSKAHLWASIVPAIEGFSLITKFKATTDVKFNGICFIAKNNGIYLTKRLRPLVFKKTIEPSSTQIDSEVQVFTIPKNNTGKLNNKDFRVEFIFNNIIELKKGEEIYIGVEFVPNDLTNVNVSDNLMFASVKEINSPHLETKLYSFLFNDEVRGKYYKEIPLNEDLYFELKVVK, encoded by the coding sequence ATGAGCATTACAAATAAATACTATCTTATTGTATTCATCTTATTTCAACAAATAAGTTTTTCTCAACAAAATATAAAAGGTTCAATTACTTCAGAAAATGAACCAGTACCTTATGCACAAATTTATTCAAAAGCATCAGAACGTCCTGTATATTCGGATAGTTTAGGTACGTTTCATTTAAAAAATATAAATCAAAATGAAACCATCACCATTAAATGTATAGGGTATGAAGATAAAAATGTAAAAGTTGCTGATAATAATTCTATTAAAATTGAATTAAAAAAGGCTGATTTTTTATTAGATGAAATTGTAATAGATGTTATAAATTCTGGTTGGGAAAAATTTTTCAAAAAATCTAAAGCTCATTTATGGGCATCAATTGTCCCTGCAATTGAGGGCTTTTCATTAATAACAAAATTTAAAGCAACTACCGATGTAAAGTTTAATGGTATATGCTTTATTGCAAAAAACAATGGTATCTATTTAACCAAAAGATTAAGACCGCTTGTTTTTAAAAAAACAATTGAACCTTCTTCTACGCAAATTGATTCCGAAGTTCAAGTATTTACTATTCCAAAAAACAATACCGGTAAATTAAATAATAAAGATTTTAGAGTAGAATTTATATTTAACAATATTATTGAACTAAAAAAAGGGGAAGAAATTTATATAGGTGTAGAATTTGTTCCTAATGATTTAACTAATGTAAACGTTAGCGACAATCTTATGTTTGCCTCAGTAAAAGAAATAAACAGTCCTCATTTAGAAACTAAATTATACTCCTTTTTATTTAATGATGAGGTACGAGGTAAATATTACAAAGAAATACCATTAAATGAAGATTTATACTTTGAACTTAAAGTTGTAAAATAA
- the rplM gene encoding 50S ribosomal protein L13 — protein MESLSYKTVSANKATVQKEWVVVDAEGHNLGRLASKVAMILRGKYKPSYTPHVDCGDNVIVINAEKINLTGNKLNDKTYIRHTGYPGGQRELTAKVMQQKNPALLVEKAVKGMLPKNKLGAQLFRNLNVNVGSAHKHEAQKPKTVNLNEIK, from the coding sequence GTGGAAAGTTTAAGCTACAAGACAGTATCAGCAAACAAAGCAACTGTTCAAAAAGAATGGGTTGTTGTAGACGCTGAAGGTCATAACTTAGGACGCCTTGCTTCAAAAGTTGCAATGATTTTGAGAGGTAAGTACAAACCAAGTTATACACCTCACGTAGATTGTGGTGATAACGTAATTGTTATCAACGCAGAAAAGATCAACTTAACGGGTAACAAATTGAATGACAAAACGTACATTCGTCACACAGGTTACCCAGGTGGTCAAAGAGAATTAACAGCAAAAGTAATGCAACAAAAAAATCCTGCATTATTAGTAGAAAAAGCTGTAAAAGGAATGTTGCCTAAAAATAAATTAGGTGCACAATTATTCCGTAATTTAAATGTAAATGTTGGTTCAGCTCACAAACACGAGGCTCAGAAACCAAAAACCGTTAATTTAAACGAAATTAAGTAA
- a CDS encoding DNA-3-methyladenine glycosylase I: MKKIRCNWVSNDELYIKYHDEEWGKPVYDDNVLFEFLVLESFQAGLSWITILKKRENFRTAFDQFNYKKIAKYNPEKVEELLQNEGIIRHRGKIEATINNARIFQEIQKEFGSFSEYVWNYVNGKPIDNKLKSIKDAVAKTDISDAIAKDLKKRGFKFMGSTTVYAFMQAVGMVNDHITECFCYKSH, translated from the coding sequence ATGAAAAAAATACGTTGCAATTGGGTGTCAAACGATGAGTTGTATATAAAATACCACGACGAAGAATGGGGAAAACCTGTTTATGATGACAACGTTTTGTTTGAATTTTTGGTGCTAGAATCTTTTCAGGCGGGTTTAAGTTGGATTACGATTTTAAAAAAGCGTGAAAATTTCCGTACAGCTTTTGATCAATTCAATTATAAAAAAATAGCAAAATACAACCCCGAAAAAGTGGAAGAATTGTTGCAAAACGAAGGAATTATTCGCCACCGTGGTAAAATTGAAGCTACTATAAACAACGCACGCATTTTTCAGGAAATTCAAAAAGAATTTGGTTCGTTTTCTGAATATGTATGGAACTATGTAAACGGTAAACCGATTGACAATAAACTGAAAAGCATAAAAGACGCTGTTGCAAAAACCGATATTTCAGATGCCATTGCAAAAGATTTAAAAAAGCGTGGTTTTAAATTTATGGGATCTACTACCGTTTATGCTTTTATGCAAGCGGTGGGAATGGTAAATGATCATATTACAGAATGTTTTTGCTATAAAAGCCACTAA
- the rpsB gene encoding 30S ribosomal protein S2 produces MANKVEVKELLEAGVHFGHMTRKWDPNMAPYIYMERNGIHIINLYKTAAKIEEANEALKKIAASGRKVLFVATKKQAKDIVAEKAAAANMPYITERWPGGMLTNFVTIRKAVKKMASIDRMKKDGTFMTLSKKERLQVDRLRAKLEKNLGSIADMTRLPAALFVVDIKAEHIAVKEAQKLNIPVFAMVDTNSDPREVDYVIPANDDASKSIDKVLSLVTGAIIEGNSERKSEKEEAAKTEAQPTAQE; encoded by the coding sequence ATGGCAAACAAAGTAGAAGTTAAAGAATTACTAGAAGCAGGTGTTCACTTTGGACACATGACTAGAAAGTGGGATCCAAACATGGCTCCTTATATCTATATGGAGCGTAATGGAATCCACATTATCAATCTATATAAAACAGCAGCTAAAATCGAAGAAGCAAACGAAGCTTTAAAGAAAATAGCAGCATCAGGTCGTAAAGTATTATTCGTAGCGACTAAAAAACAAGCAAAAGATATCGTTGCTGAAAAAGCAGCAGCAGCAAACATGCCATACATCACTGAGCGTTGGCCAGGTGGTATGTTGACCAATTTCGTTACAATCCGTAAAGCTGTTAAAAAAATGGCTTCTATCGATCGTATGAAAAAAGACGGTACATTTATGACTCTTTCTAAAAAAGAGCGTTTACAAGTTGACCGTTTACGTGCAAAATTAGAAAAGAACTTAGGTTCTATTGCTGATATGACACGTTTACCGGCTGCATTATTTGTAGTTGATATCAAAGCTGAACACATCGCAGTAAAAGAAGCTCAAAAATTAAACATTCCAGTTTTTGCAATGGTTGATACAAACTCTGACCCACGCGAGGTTGATTATGTAATTCCAGCAAATGACGATGCTTCTAAATCAATCGATAAAGTATTATCTTTAGTAACTGGCGCTATCATTGAAGGAAATTCTGAAAGAAAATCTGAAAAAGAAGAAGCTGCTAAAACTGAAGCACAACCTACTGCACAAGAGTAA
- the tsf gene encoding translation elongation factor Ts: protein MANITAADVNKLRQTTGAGMMDCKKALVEAEGDFDKAIQILREKGQKVAANRSDRESTEGAAVSFINADHTKGAIITLNCETDFVGKNESFVALANELVEKAINFSSKEEFLASPYNESMTVAEKLIEQTGVIGEKIEIGGFEILEGAFVGTYVHGNKIAALTALSSKIDNAEALAKDVSMQVASMGAETLSYKDFDPTFVANETAARIAVIEKDNEELARLGKTLKNVPKYISYAQITDAVLAQAEEDAKAELKAEGKPEQIWDKILPGKIARFISDNTTLDQEKALLDQNFIKDDSKKVGDYVKGYNVEIAGFKRVSLG from the coding sequence ATGGCAAATATTACTGCTGCAGACGTAAATAAATTAAGACAAACTACAGGTGCCGGAATGATGGACTGTAAAAAAGCTTTGGTAGAAGCTGAAGGCGATTTTGACAAAGCAATCCAAATTTTGCGCGAAAAAGGGCAAAAAGTTGCTGCAAACCGTTCAGACCGTGAATCTACTGAAGGTGCTGCTGTATCTTTTATCAATGCAGACCACACCAAAGGTGCAATTATCACTTTGAACTGTGAAACAGATTTCGTTGGTAAAAATGAATCATTCGTTGCATTGGCAAACGAATTGGTAGAAAAAGCAATCAACTTCTCTTCTAAAGAAGAATTTTTGGCTTCTCCATACAATGAATCAATGACTGTTGCTGAAAAATTAATTGAGCAAACAGGTGTGATTGGTGAAAAAATCGAAATCGGTGGTTTCGAAATTTTAGAAGGTGCTTTTGTGGGAACGTATGTTCATGGTAACAAAATCGCTGCTTTAACTGCTTTATCTTCTAAAATTGACAACGCAGAAGCATTGGCAAAAGACGTTTCTATGCAAGTTGCTTCTATGGGTGCAGAAACATTATCTTACAAAGATTTTGATCCAACATTTGTTGCAAACGAAACAGCTGCGCGCATTGCAGTAATCGAAAAAGACAATGAAGAATTAGCTCGTTTAGGTAAAACTTTGAAAAATGTTCCTAAATACATTTCGTATGCACAAATTACAGATGCTGTTTTGGCACAAGCTGAAGAAGATGCAAAAGCAGAATTGAAAGCAGAAGGCAAACCAGAGCAAATCTGGGATAAAATTTTACCAGGTAAAATTGCGCGTTTTATTTCTGATAACACTACTTTAGATCAAGAAAAAGCGTTATTAGACCAAAACTTTATTAAAGACGATTCTAAAAAAGTAGGTGATTATGTAAAAGGATACAACGTAGAAATCGCAGGTTTCAAACGTGTTTCTTTAGGATAA
- a CDS encoding TonB-dependent receptor domain-containing protein: protein MMKNILLACTLLFAGLLHAQNIKIEGLVTFEGEPIPETFITIKTEKVYHATTNDSGYFMVEIPENVTQYTITWEHSQFKAVTKSFQYSADAPLNLQFTEQQEEVLSGIVIDQTNKNIRRFADKTVVDVEKLTVLNAGSVFDAVNKLPGVLVTANGQIAHNGKLATIFLDGEPTGMSGDQLTNFLKNLPANTVKSIEIIDRPGAKYSATFNGTIINVITKSAKIEGISGSITQENIVNSRIKNNTSAQIMFKKNKLSWNMNTGYTHHEGNTNSLNEFSYNSNGVAVKARENYWNNGWYQNYYLRNNWQYKITDLANLTFKYNYNHTYSKPKSYGTMFNAFGDTELTYKQQTANRSNNNMHELQFIYAQKLDTIGTNFTLTSNTEFQNNTNSNQLFVEGENVSTILADNNFVYSQTRADFETPFKAANGTLSLGAHYTHSVSGNNGSYIWEQARTYIPYDFKYTNKAAYASVSGKIHSLMISAGVRLENLTYQSETAVDSLDLKQDFTNLFPTVSLKYNLMSGVYLSAGYSKRMNLPGAQAFNPNITSQNSLLVANAGNPNLKPQISHNMNATLTVFDYIYFNYNLSKMPNQNVVFYEIADNGTLESKSNNIENGFSQSFNMGLPIPYAMFTKGIKNMINDRNGLNVDELSFTYLNAGYFKTTYDEVIPDRFQRGAFYIFTYSQFYLGNNTRAFVTYYNMFKGVMNLYELNKPAQNLNISVNKKFMDNKLTLNVGVDNVLNTDGFDVNVFGNGLQMRTETLNERRMFKVGLTFNFGSFKDQNQQLFPQGTPPFKTN from the coding sequence ATGATGAAAAACATTTTACTTGCTTGCACGTTGCTTTTTGCAGGTTTGCTACACGCTCAAAACATAAAGATTGAAGGATTGGTTACTTTTGAAGGCGAACCTATTCCTGAAACTTTTATTACTATTAAAACAGAAAAGGTTTACCATGCTACTACAAACGATAGCGGCTATTTTATGGTCGAAATTCCTGAAAATGTAACACAATACACTATTACTTGGGAACATTCGCAGTTTAAGGCAGTAACAAAATCATTCCAATACAGTGCAGATGCACCGCTAAATTTACAATTCACAGAACAGCAAGAAGAAGTGCTGAGCGGAATCGTTATTGATCAAACCAATAAAAACATTCGCAGATTTGCCGATAAAACGGTGGTTGATGTGGAAAAGTTGACCGTTTTAAACGCAGGTAGTGTGTTTGATGCGGTGAATAAATTACCCGGAGTGTTGGTTACAGCCAATGGGCAAATTGCGCACAACGGAAAACTGGCAACGATTTTTTTAGATGGCGAACCAACTGGGATGAGTGGTGATCAGCTGACCAATTTTCTGAAAAACCTTCCTGCAAATACGGTGAAAAGCATCGAAATTATTGATCGCCCTGGTGCAAAATACAGCGCAACTTTTAACGGAACCATTATCAATGTCATTACCAAATCGGCGAAAATTGAAGGTATTAGTGGCAGTATCACGCAAGAGAACATCGTGAATAGTCGTATTAAAAATAATACTTCGGCACAAATCATGTTTAAAAAGAACAAATTAAGCTGGAATATGAACACGGGTTATACCCACCATGAGGGCAACACCAATTCTTTGAACGAGTTTAGTTATAACAGTAACGGAGTTGCTGTAAAAGCACGCGAAAATTACTGGAACAATGGCTGGTATCAAAACTATTATCTGCGAAACAATTGGCAGTACAAAATCACCGATTTAGCCAACCTAACGTTTAAATACAACTATAACCACACCTACAGCAAACCAAAATCATACGGCACTATGTTTAATGCTTTTGGCGATACTGAGCTTACCTACAAGCAACAAACTGCCAACCGAAGCAATAACAACATGCACGAATTGCAGTTTATTTATGCGCAAAAACTGGATACTATTGGTACGAATTTCACATTGACATCAAACACCGAATTTCAAAACAATACCAACAGCAATCAATTGTTTGTGGAAGGTGAAAATGTTTCTACTATTTTGGCTGATAATAATTTTGTGTACAGCCAAACCCGAGCCGATTTTGAAACACCTTTTAAGGCAGCAAACGGTACTTTATCTTTAGGCGCACACTACACGCATTCGGTTTCTGGCAACAACGGTTCTTATATTTGGGAGCAGGCACGAACCTATATTCCGTATGATTTTAAATACACCAACAAGGCAGCTTATGCAAGTGTTTCCGGAAAAATTCATTCATTAATGATTTCGGCCGGAGTGCGATTAGAAAACTTAACGTATCAATCAGAAACCGCAGTTGATTCCCTCGATTTAAAGCAAGATTTCACCAATTTGTTTCCAACGGTGAGCTTAAAATATAATTTAATGTCTGGTGTTTATTTAAGCGCGGGATACAGTAAACGCATGAATTTGCCAGGTGCGCAAGCATTTAATCCTAACATCACCTCGCAGAACAGTTTGTTGGTAGCAAATGCAGGAAATCCAAACCTGAAACCGCAAATAAGCCATAATATGAATGCTACCTTAACCGTGTTTGATTATATTTATTTCAATTACAACCTGTCAAAAATGCCTAATCAAAACGTGGTGTTTTACGAAATAGCCGATAATGGTACGTTAGAATCGAAATCGAATAATATAGAAAACGGTTTTTCGCAGAGTTTCAATATGGGATTGCCAATTCCTTATGCCATGTTTACCAAAGGAATTAAAAACATGATCAACGACCGAAACGGATTGAATGTGGATGAGTTGTCGTTCACATATTTGAATGCCGGATATTTTAAAACCACGTATGATGAGGTGATTCCCGATCGATTTCAAAGAGGTGCTTTTTATATATTCACCTATTCGCAGTTTTATTTGGGCAACAACACACGGGCTTTTGTTACCTATTACAACATGTTTAAAGGAGTGATGAATTTGTACGAACTCAACAAACCAGCGCAAAACTTGAATATTTCAGTGAACAAGAAATTTATGGATAATAAATTAACTTTGAATGTAGGGGTTGATAATGTGCTGAATACCGATGGTTTTGATGTGAACGTTTTTGGAAACGGTTTGCAAATGCGTACCGAAACCTTAAACGAACGCCGCATGTTTAAAGTGGGATTAACCTTCAATTTTGGATCGTTTAAAGATCAAAACCAGCAACTATTTCCACAAGGAACTCCGCCTTTTAAGACGAATTAG
- a CDS encoding queuosine precursor transporter: MKLTKKQIVFILLGGVFITNAIVAELIGGKLINVGPFILSVGILPWPIVFVVTDLINEYFGKEGVKKLTFLTTGLISYTFCMVFLAIQIPTSNVSAVSFSAFQEVFGQGLWIIIASIIAFVCSQLIDAALFVFFKKRTGGKMIWLRSTGSTVISQLFDSFIVTGIAFWLTGKLSFQDYVNMAATGYSFKLLLAVGLTPLIYLGHYLIKNFLERESSVSSS, translated from the coding sequence ATGAAACTCACTAAAAAACAAATCGTATTTATACTGTTAGGAGGTGTTTTTATAACAAATGCCATTGTTGCCGAATTAATTGGTGGCAAACTAATAAACGTTGGTCCTTTTATTCTGAGTGTAGGTATTTTGCCTTGGCCCATCGTGTTTGTGGTTACCGATTTAATCAACGAATATTTTGGTAAAGAAGGCGTGAAAAAGCTAACATTTTTAACAACTGGCTTAATTTCCTATACGTTTTGTATGGTTTTTTTGGCGATACAAATTCCGACTTCTAATGTTTCTGCGGTCAGTTTCAGTGCTTTTCAAGAAGTATTTGGTCAGGGTTTGTGGATTATTATTGCCAGTATTATTGCTTTTGTGTGTTCGCAACTGATAGATGCCGCTTTGTTTGTCTTTTTTAAAAAACGAACAGGTGGCAAAATGATTTGGCTTCGCAGCACCGGGTCAACTGTGATTTCGCAGTTGTTTGATAGTTTTATTGTAACCGGAATTGCCTTTTGGCTCACTGGCAAGCTTAGCTTTCAAGATTATGTGAATATGGCAGCAACGGGCTACTCCTTTAAGCTTCTATTAGCTGTTGGCTTAACGCCATTGATCTACTTGGGGCATTACCTCATTAAGAACTTTTTAGAAAGAGAATCAAGTGTTTCATCTTCATAA
- the rpsI gene encoding 30S ribosomal protein S9 has translation MAVIHKIGRRKTAVARVYVTEGSGNITVNKKDFATYFPTATLQYKVMQPLSMTENAENFDVKVNVYGGGTTGQAEAVRMAIARAMCEVDAENRAILKPEGLLTRDPRMVERKKFGQKKARKRFQFSKR, from the coding sequence ATGGCAGTTATTCACAAAATCGGTAGAAGAAAAACCGCAGTAGCTCGTGTTTATGTTACAGAAGGTTCTGGTAACATCACAGTGAACAAAAAAGATTTCGCAACTTACTTCCCAACGGCAACTTTACAATACAAAGTAATGCAACCACTTTCTATGACAGAAAATGCAGAAAACTTTGATGTGAAAGTAAACGTGTACGGTGGTGGAACAACAGGGCAGGCAGAAGCTGTACGTATGGCTATTGCACGTGCAATGTGTGAAGTTGACGCAGAAAACAGAGCAATCTTAAAACCAGAAGGTTTATTAACGCGTGACCCACGTATGGTAGAGCGTAAGAAATTCGGTCAGAAGAAAGCTCGTAAGAGATTCCAATTCTCTAAACGTTAA